A window of Onychostoma macrolepis isolate SWU-2019 chromosome 01, ASM1243209v1, whole genome shotgun sequence contains these coding sequences:
- the LOC131540211 gene encoding cytochrome P450 2U1, translated as MSARVMDASPSLLWQYVFSPANIVGLIAFVIVFCMLQQYAWHQTYANIPPGPKPWPIVGNFGGFLVPSFILRRLAKNRKEFAKMASNPLSPQAGLMEMSKLYGNIFSIFVGPQLMVVLTGYDTVRDAMLNHPEVFSDRPHIPLVTIITKRKGIVFAPYGPLWRTNRKFCHSTLRSFGFGKLSLEPCILEGLTMIKTELLSLIEKAGPSGIDLTPLISNAVSNVISSMSLGQRFHHQDQEFRTMLDLMSHGLEISVSTSILLINVFPWLYYLPCGVFKELRRAEIDITAFLKKIIVKHRATLDPENPRDFIDMYLVEMLAQQNGDNSEESLFSEDDLFYIIGDLFIAGTDTTTNSVLWSILYMSLYPDVQEKVQQEIEGVVGSERVPSLTDKGSLPYTEATIMEVQRMTVVVPLSIPHMASETTEFRGYTIPKGTVIIPNLWSVHRDPTVWENPDDFNPGRFLDEQGKLLRKDCFIPFGIGRRVCMGEQLAKMELFLMFTSLMQAFTFRFPEGKSAPSMHGRFGLTLAPCPYTVCVKAR; from the exons ATGAGTGCGCGAGTCATGGACGCTTCCCCGTCTTTGCTGTGGCAGTATGTGTTCTCGCCTGCAAACATTGTGGGTTTGATTGCATTTGTGATTGTTTTCTGTATGCTGCAACAGTATGCGTGGCATCAGACATACGCCAACATCCCTCCGGGTCCAAAGCCATGGCCCATCGTGGGAAACTTCGGCGGTTTCCTTGTGCCTTCGTTTATTTTAAGACGACTTGCAAAGAATCGCAAAGAGTTTGCAAAGATGGCCTCGAATCCGCTGTCACCTCAGGCTGGACTCATGGAGATGTCCAAACTCTATGGGAACATATTCAGCATTTTTGTTGGGCCTCAGCTCATGGTCGTGCTGACAGGATATGACACTGTCCGGGACGCGATGTTGAACCATCCGGAGGTCTTCTCGGACAGACCGCATATACCGCTCGTAACGATTATCACCAAGAGGAAAG GGATTGTGTTTGCACCGTATGGCCCGCTGTGGCGCACAAACCGTAAGTTCTGTCACAGCACTCTGCGCAGCTTTGGCTTTGGCAAGCTGAGTCTGGAGCCGTGCATCCTCGAAGGCCTGACCATGATTAAAACAGAACTGCTGAGCCTCATCGAAAAAGCAGGGCCTTCTGGTATCGATCTGACTCCCCTCATCAGCAATGCTGTCTCCAACGTCATCTCCTCCATGAGTCTGGGTCAGCGTTTCCATCACCAGGACCAGGAGTTCCGCACCATGCTGGATCTCATGTCTCACGGGCTGGAGATTAGCGTCAGCACATCCATTTTGCTGATCAATGTCTTTCCCTGGCTCTACTACCTGCCCTGCGGCGTTTTCAAAGAGCTGCGGCGCGCGGAGATCGACATCACAGCCTTCCTGAAGAAGATCATCGTGAAGCACAGGGCCACGCTGGATCCGGAGAATCCCAGGGATTTCATAGACATGTATCTGGTGGAGATGCTGGCCCAGCAAAACGGCGATAATTCAGAAGAGAGCTTGTTCTCAGAGGACGATCTCTTCTACATCATTGGAGACCTCTTTATTGCAGGCACTGATACTACCACAAACAGCGTGCTGTGGAGTATTCTCTATATGTCCTTGTATCCTGATGTGCAAG AGAAGGTTCAGCAGGAGATTGAAGGGGTGGTGGGATCTGAGAGAGTCCCATCTCTGACTGATAAGGGCAGTTTGCCGTACACAGAAGCCACCATTATGGAGGTGCAGAGGATGACTGTAGTAGTTCCTCTGTCTATACCCCACATGGCCTCGGAAACCACAG AATTCCGAGGATACACTATTCCTAAAGGAACAGTTATCATCCCAAACCTCTGGTCAGTACACAGGGATCCCACCGTGTGGGAAAATCCTGATGACTTCAATCCAGGCAGATTTCTGGATGAACAGGGAAAACTCCTCAGGAAAGATTGCTTTATTCCATTTGGAATAG GTCGCAGGGTGTGCATGGGAGAGCAGCTGGCTAAGATGGAGCTGTTTCTGATGTTTACCAGCCTGATGCAGGCCTTCACATTCAGGTTTCCTGAGGGTAAATCTGCTCCATCCATGCATGGACGCTTTGGCCTGACTCTGGCTCCGTGCCCATATACTGTCTGTGTGAAAGCACGCTGA
- the sgms2a gene encoding phosphatidylcholine:ceramide cholinephosphotransferase 2 has product MASSDHQGNKDPTNTEGTPSPGTSCPVHSHAAEEAKRNGLRKALVRHRDYVKISVPEGKGKRLLSEWWKTFIALFYAVLNLVLTTVMITVVHERVPPKESSPPLPDKFFDYIDRVQWAFTVTEVNGMVLVSIWSIQLLFHRYKAIIARRYFFILGTLYMYRCITMYVTTLPVPGMHMVCAPKLHGDSQAKLQRVLQLLSGGGLSITGSHLLCGDFLYSGHTVILTLTYLFLKEYSPRSFWWYHLLCWLTAAVGVVCILVAHEHYSVDVVVAYFITTRLFYWYHTMANLQTLKCSPNNYLTHTWWNPVFNFFERNVQTQVPCSFCWPITWPPACLKNPCKKYSMVQSGREE; this is encoded by the exons ATGGCATCGTCAGACCACCAAGGAAACAAGGACCCCACAAACACAGAAGGGACGCCGTCCCCTGGCACATCTTGCCCCGTCCACAGCCACGCTGCTGAAGAAGCGAAGCGGAATGGCTTGAGGAAAGCCCTGGTCAGACATCGTGACTACGTCAAAATCTCCGTACCTGAAGGAAAGGGCAAGCGATTGCTGTCGGAATGGTGGAAGACGTTCATCGCTTTGTTTTATGCCGTTTTGAACCTGGTTTTGACCACGGTTATGATCACAGTGGTTCATGAGAGAGTACCACCCAAGGAGAGCAGCCCACCGCTGCCGGATAAGTTCTTTGACTATATAGACCGTGTGCAGTGGGCATTTACAGTGACTGAGGTCAATGGAATGGTTCTGGTGTCGATATGGTCCATTCAATTGCTCTTTCACAGATACAA GGCTATTATAGCAAGACGATATTTCTTCATTTTGGGCACATTGTACATGTATAGATGCATAACCATGTACGTCACCACTCTACCCGTGCCTGGCATGCACATGGTCTGTGCACCAAAG CTCCACGGAGATTCCCAGGCAAAGCTGCAGCGTGTTCTGCAGTTGCTCTCTGGCGGTGGATTATCAATCACCGGATCTCATCTGTTGTGTGGCGACTTCCTCTATAGTGGCCACACTGTCATTCTCACGCTCACGTACCTCTTCCTCAAGGAGT ATTCTCCTCGTTCTTTCTGGTGGTACCATCTTTTGTGTTGGTTAACGGCTGCTGTGGGTGTCGTGTGTATCCTGGTGGCCCATGAGCACTACAGTGTGGACGTGGTGGTGGCGTATTTCATCACCACCCGACTGTTCTACTGGTATCACACTATGGCTAATCTGCAG ACTTTAAAGTGTTCTCCGAACAACTACCTCACTCACACCTGGTGGAACCCCGTGTTTAACTTCTTCGAGAGGAATGTCCAGACCCAAGTGCCCTGTTCTTTCTGCTGGCCAATCACATGGCCGCCTGCCTGTCTGAAGAACCCCTGTAAGAAATATTCCATGGTGCAGAGCGGCCGGGAGGAGTGA